A genomic stretch from Sulfobacillus thermosulfidooxidans includes:
- a CDS encoding cytochrome C assembly family protein, with amino-acid sequence MGAVFIALVFLGYLSSSVFYVATLYNDTWRKWGFAGTLIGLGAQTSWLIQEAIGLGTWPDETLYDWIATFTWVSVIIFALFQLFRPTLPLGGFLMPVITLMWLGSQALSRRVIVPPHLDSTLLAVHITTAIFAYVAFLLAAVFSIMYTEKERELKRKKVRLFYYQLPSLDVMDVISGRLIFAGLIFFTMTLIAGTLWAKQVFHFYWSWSAKEVWSIITWLVYLGYAVLRIKGSRGHKAAIYSMSAFLFVFVNLFVVGVFFHGFHFYDI; translated from the coding sequence GTGGGAGCCGTATTCATTGCGTTAGTTTTCTTGGGATATTTGTCATCTTCCGTGTTTTACGTGGCCACGTTATATAACGATACGTGGCGCAAGTGGGGATTTGCGGGTACCTTGATCGGGTTGGGCGCTCAAACCAGTTGGTTGATACAAGAGGCGATTGGTCTAGGAACGTGGCCTGATGAGACCTTGTATGACTGGATAGCGACCTTTACATGGGTATCTGTCATTATTTTTGCGTTGTTTCAATTATTTCGTCCTACGTTACCGCTTGGTGGATTTTTAATGCCCGTTATCACACTAATGTGGCTTGGCAGTCAGGCGCTGTCGCGTCGAGTTATTGTGCCGCCACATCTCGATAGCACATTGTTAGCGGTCCATATAACGACGGCTATTTTTGCTTATGTTGCTTTTTTGTTGGCAGCAGTCTTTAGTATTATGTATACAGAAAAAGAGCGAGAGTTGAAGCGGAAGAAAGTTAGACTCTTTTATTATCAGCTACCTTCGCTGGATGTGATGGATGTCATCAGTGGCCGTTTAATTTTTGCTGGTCTCATTTTTTTCACTATGACATTGATTGCAGGTACGTTATGGGCAAAACAGGTGTTTCATTTCTATTGGTCTTGGTCAGCCAAAGAAGTTTGGAGCATTATTACATGGCTTGTGTATCTTGGCTACGCCGTCTTGCGAATAAAGGGCTCAAGAGGCCATAAAGCGGCGATTTATTCGATGTCAGCGTTTTTATTTGTGTTCGTAAATTTGTTTGTGGTGGGAGTCTTCTTTCACGGCTTCCATTTTTATGATATTTGA
- a CDS encoding helix-turn-helix domain-containing protein, with amino-acid sequence MATLVVNVAALRRFMEQRGWSERDLAEHMDLAYSYVNRVLGGKRRPGAKFIAGTLLLGLSMEEVFTIEK; translated from the coding sequence TTGGCCACTCTGGTAGTTAACGTTGCAGCGTTGCGGCGTTTTATGGAACAACGCGGTTGGTCTGAACGAGATTTGGCAGAGCACATGGATCTTGCCTATTCATACGTCAACCGGGTTTTGGGCGGTAAGAGAAGACCGGGGGCAAAATTTATTGCAGGAACATTATTGTTGGGTTTAAGCATGGAAGAAGTTTTTACCATAGAAAAATAG
- the hemC gene encoding hydroxymethylbilane synthase has translation MLKIGTRSSQLAQAQAKAVSDLLTNAGIDNELVLFETKGDKILDRALDAIGDKGLFTTELERALLDGLIDVAVHSLKDLPTTLSSHLMIGAYVLPEDPRDVLIAKPGVSWDSLPQGARIGTSSLRRSAFLKALRPDLEVVPVRGNLQTRLRKWKEQGWDGLVLAAAGVHRLHWQELISSYLDPWICVPSPGQGVLAVQVRDDNRDLRAILARFNDSQAEITSKATRSVLAELGGGCQVPFGAYAAWTDDKTITIRGKVADLTGRRVIVQDVAGLGIHAEELGKRLAQELISAGALQLL, from the coding sequence GTGTTAAAAATTGGAACACGGTCTAGCCAGCTTGCACAAGCTCAAGCTAAAGCGGTGAGTGATCTTTTAACAAACGCCGGAATTGACAATGAACTGGTATTGTTTGAAACAAAAGGAGATAAAATTCTCGATCGTGCTTTGGATGCCATTGGTGACAAAGGCTTATTTACTACGGAACTGGAAAGAGCCCTCCTAGATGGTTTGATTGATGTCGCTGTTCACTCTCTCAAAGATTTGCCCACAACTCTATCTTCCCACCTCATGATTGGAGCTTATGTGCTGCCTGAAGATCCCCGGGATGTTCTCATTGCTAAGCCTGGGGTTTCTTGGGATTCTTTGCCGCAGGGAGCCCGGATCGGCACGTCGAGTCTTCGCCGGAGCGCCTTTCTGAAGGCACTTCGCCCCGATTTGGAAGTTGTTCCTGTCCGGGGAAATTTGCAAACTCGACTCCGAAAGTGGAAGGAACAGGGATGGGATGGATTAGTTCTCGCAGCCGCTGGTGTTCACCGCTTGCACTGGCAGGAATTAATCTCCAGTTATCTCGACCCATGGATTTGTGTGCCTAGTCCCGGCCAAGGGGTATTGGCGGTTCAAGTACGTGATGACAACAGGGACCTCCGTGCGATTTTGGCCCGGTTTAATGATTCTCAGGCGGAAATTACATCAAAGGCCACTCGTTCAGTGTTAGCGGAATTGGGGGGAGGTTGCCAGGTCCCTTTTGGCGCATATGCGGCGTGGACCGATGATAAGACCATTACCATTCGTGGAAAAGTTGCAGATTTAACGGGCCGACGGGTTATTGTGCAGGATGTGGCTGGCTTAGGAATTCATGCGGAAGAACTGGGAAAGCGATTGGCTCAAGAACTGATTAGTGCGGGAGCATTACAGCTTTTGTGA
- a CDS encoding uroporphyrinogen-III synthase translates to MASRIYFIGTGPSTRVEWLTKEAWDILERVQHALIVDDSWPPYLLWPWAVEKEYVAASEVLARMKFWSAQDDQVAVLVAQSPAHHVEMSSWVKWAQEQQVMGTIVPGLWDMTVMLDMNGFCVASPFEAEYRAAVPLRLRGGQGENPFVPRETWRLWPTGQWTHGDIREESSAVLKIATDSPQPHFWLSHQPLYGRTLLLLHGGATARKASTRLQELGAHVYIAPISQIEDPPSWTIVDQTLIHIERYDWVIFTSQEAVSRFFQSFKRLNMDIRRLRAHIAVVGPQTEALVKDYGLYPVLMPENEYSQEGLARAFSRYSLLGVNILLPQGNLNRTYLQDFLAQQGALVSPLQCYQNVAVPLSPSIVELLEEHKIDAIFYTASSSVDHVVTQHPHLQDILRQIPAISIGRLTSRRLMHYGIPVTREPIRSSVDAMIDEVVHYFMKE, encoded by the coding sequence ATGGCGTCACGCATTTATTTTATTGGGACGGGACCTTCCACACGGGTTGAATGGCTGACCAAAGAAGCTTGGGATATTCTTGAACGGGTGCAGCATGCATTAATCGTTGACGATTCATGGCCTCCTTATTTATTGTGGCCATGGGCCGTGGAAAAAGAATATGTCGCGGCATCCGAGGTGTTGGCACGGATGAAATTTTGGTCGGCGCAAGATGATCAGGTAGCGGTTTTGGTTGCACAATCTCCGGCGCATCATGTTGAGATGTCGTCATGGGTAAAATGGGCCCAAGAACAGCAGGTCATGGGGACGATTGTGCCGGGCCTATGGGATATGACCGTGATGTTGGACATGAATGGCTTTTGTGTGGCCTCGCCTTTTGAGGCGGAATACCGGGCCGCGGTACCGTTACGGCTAAGAGGAGGACAAGGAGAAAATCCTTTCGTTCCCCGAGAGACGTGGAGGCTTTGGCCGACAGGACAATGGACTCATGGCGACATAAGGGAAGAATCATCGGCGGTGTTGAAAATTGCCACGGATTCGCCTCAACCGCACTTTTGGTTATCGCATCAGCCGCTTTACGGACGCACTCTCCTTCTTCTACATGGTGGAGCGACGGCCCGAAAAGCCAGTACCCGCTTACAAGAACTTGGAGCGCATGTGTATATTGCTCCGATAAGTCAAATTGAAGATCCTCCTTCGTGGACGATTGTCGATCAGACTTTAATTCATATTGAACGCTACGATTGGGTTATATTTACCAGTCAAGAGGCTGTGAGCAGATTTTTTCAGTCATTTAAGCGTCTCAATATGGATATTCGTCGGCTGCGCGCTCATATTGCGGTAGTTGGTCCCCAAACTGAAGCATTGGTGAAAGATTATGGACTATACCCTGTTTTGATGCCGGAAAATGAGTATAGCCAAGAAGGCTTGGCCAGAGCATTTTCCCGCTATTCGCTGTTGGGAGTGAATATCTTGTTGCCGCAAGGGAATCTCAACCGCACTTATCTCCAGGACTTTTTAGCCCAACAAGGTGCCCTTGTGAGCCCACTACAGTGTTATCAAAATGTTGCGGTGCCGCTTTCGCCGAGCATTGTTGAGCTATTGGAAGAACATAAGATTGATGCAATCTTTTATACTGCATCGTCCTCGGTCGATCATGTAGTGACTCAACATCCTCATTTGCAAGATATTTTGCGTCAAATCCCCGCTATCAGTATTGGTCGCCTAACTAGCCGCAGGCTCATGCATTATGGAATTCCTGTCACACGCGAACCTATTCGATCATCTGTGGATGCGATGATTGACGAAGTAGTTCATTATTTTATGAAGGAGTGA
- the hemA gene encoding glutamyl-tRNA reductase gives MLIQVVGINHKTAPLKIRAQVGLTPDQIVEAYHRVHELVGQQGIVILSTCNRTEIYVAGNVSYSAIVDWWGHIAGVERREFSDALFWYADTKVFDHLFRVAAGLDSMVLGETQILGQVKEAYELSQKYGATGFLHRLFRAALTVGKRAHAETAISHNALSMGHAVVELGRKVFGDLSRTHAVVIGAGEMGTLVARHLSSAQVGNLTIVNRTPERGQLLAEEIHGSYVPLNQLMRVLPTADIIVSSTHASNFLVTKQMMKEAIKGKGERLRFLFDLSVPRNLDPDIVRLGSGIFLYDIDDVNAVVEANLHQRQKEAVKVEKIIQEEIETLSSDIAASEVGPVIRQLREKAESIRINELNKALNRLSHLSDADKQVVAETTRLILNKFLNDAMVGMRAWATDKDKEEYIEAVRELFHLDGTTENTRTPKTEHVLQPER, from the coding sequence GTGCTGATTCAGGTTGTCGGAATAAATCATAAAACGGCGCCATTAAAAATTCGAGCGCAAGTAGGATTGACGCCCGATCAAATCGTTGAAGCATACCACCGAGTGCATGAATTGGTGGGACAACAGGGCATTGTAATTCTGTCTACGTGTAACCGCACGGAAATATATGTTGCAGGTAACGTGTCTTACTCGGCTATTGTTGACTGGTGGGGGCATATCGCTGGGGTTGAACGTAGAGAGTTTTCTGATGCGCTGTTTTGGTATGCAGACACCAAAGTATTCGATCATTTATTTCGAGTTGCAGCCGGCTTAGATTCGATGGTGCTTGGCGAAACGCAAATCCTCGGTCAAGTCAAAGAGGCCTATGAACTATCTCAGAAATATGGGGCAACTGGTTTCCTGCACCGTTTATTCCGTGCTGCACTAACCGTAGGGAAAAGAGCCCATGCGGAAACCGCTATCAGTCACAATGCGCTATCCATGGGGCATGCTGTTGTTGAATTAGGCCGTAAAGTGTTTGGGGATCTGTCGAGAACGCACGCGGTGGTAATTGGTGCCGGGGAAATGGGAACACTTGTCGCACGTCATTTGTCTTCCGCCCAAGTGGGCAATTTAACCATTGTCAACCGGACACCCGAGCGAGGTCAATTGTTGGCAGAGGAAATTCACGGATCTTATGTGCCGTTAAACCAATTAATGAGGGTGTTGCCTACTGCTGACATTATCGTCTCGTCTACGCATGCTTCGAACTTTTTGGTTACAAAACAGATGATGAAAGAGGCGATTAAAGGTAAAGGTGAACGTTTACGGTTTTTATTTGATTTGTCGGTGCCACGGAACTTAGATCCAGATATTGTTCGTCTTGGGAGTGGAATCTTTTTGTACGATATCGATGACGTGAATGCCGTCGTTGAGGCCAATTTGCATCAACGGCAAAAAGAGGCTGTGAAAGTCGAAAAAATTATTCAAGAAGAAATCGAGACACTGTCGAGCGACATTGCTGCGTCCGAAGTGGGACCGGTTATCCGGCAACTTCGCGAGAAAGCTGAATCCATTCGCATTAACGAGTTGAATAAGGCATTAAACAGGTTATCGCATTTGTCGGATGCAGATAAACAAGTCGTTGCCGAAACTACTCGATTAATTTTAAATAAGTTTCTTAATGATGCCATGGTCGGAATGCGCGCCTGGGCAACAGATAAAGACAAAGAAGAATATATTGAAGCTGTGCGCGAACTGTTTCATCTTGATGGCACCACCGAAAACACCAGAACGCCCAAAACAGAACACGTATTGCAACCTGAGCGGTGA
- a CDS encoding helix-turn-helix domain-containing protein, protein MQFGKFLREQRQAKHLSLVALAERTATSSSYLSRIERGLRNPPSPAVLRRLAQALDIPYEQLMERAGYLNTALHEEPVIYGGINHQQWQEAVSTLSDEDWTDVWALIQNKVARRKQSHSS, encoded by the coding sequence TTGCAATTCGGTAAATTTCTCCGTGAACAGCGGCAGGCGAAACATTTGTCTTTAGTCGCTTTAGCCGAACGGACAGCAACTAGTTCATCCTACTTGTCTCGTATTGAGCGAGGACTGCGCAATCCACCTAGTCCCGCTGTTTTGCGGCGTTTGGCGCAAGCACTCGATATTCCCTATGAACAACTTATGGAACGAGCCGGATATCTCAATACGGCTTTACATGAAGAACCGGTTATTTATGGTGGCATTAATCATCAGCAATGGCAAGAGGCAGTTTCCACGTTATCTGATGAAGATTGGACCGATGTCTGGGCACTGATTCAAAATAAAGTGGCCCGTCGTAAACAGAGCCACTCGTCATAA
- the sucD gene encoding succinate--CoA ligase subunit alpha, translating to MAILLTHHDRVIVQGITGNQGRFHTRQMLAYGTPVVGGVSPTKGGQDVEGVPVYDTVRDAVEKTGATASIVFVPAPFAKDAAFEAMENGIRLIVMIPEHIPVQDSIDIVNRAKTVGTTIIGPNTFGIISPSEHTKMGIMPNHIYKPGPVGVVARSGTLSYEIAFSLSQHNLGQTTVVGMGGDPVVGQTFITVLEQFRQDPDTRCVVMVGEIGGSAEEEAAEYLTTLGKPVVVYLAGRAAPAGKRMGHAGAIIERGKGTLASKEKALKAHGAEVVTMPWQVAEAVHSVLG from the coding sequence ATGGCTATTTTATTAACCCATCATGACCGGGTGATTGTGCAAGGTATTACGGGTAATCAAGGACGGTTTCACACCCGGCAAATGTTGGCGTATGGAACTCCTGTCGTCGGCGGTGTCTCACCAACAAAAGGGGGACAAGATGTCGAAGGAGTACCGGTATATGATACCGTAAGAGACGCGGTCGAAAAAACCGGGGCAACAGCTTCGATTGTTTTTGTTCCGGCACCGTTTGCCAAGGATGCGGCTTTTGAAGCTATGGAAAATGGGATCCGCTTAATTGTCATGATACCTGAACACATTCCGGTCCAAGATTCTATTGATATTGTCAACCGGGCTAAAACAGTGGGGACGACCATTATTGGCCCGAATACCTTTGGCATTATTTCGCCTAGTGAACATACTAAAATGGGTATTATGCCTAATCACATTTATAAGCCAGGGCCTGTTGGCGTTGTTGCCCGGTCTGGAACGTTAAGTTATGAAATCGCTTTCAGTTTGTCTCAACATAATCTTGGGCAAACCACGGTGGTCGGAATGGGTGGAGATCCTGTTGTCGGACAAACGTTTATTACCGTGTTGGAACAATTTCGGCAGGATCCAGATACCCGGTGCGTAGTGATGGTGGGAGAAATTGGGGGAAGTGCAGAAGAAGAAGCTGCGGAATATTTGACGACATTGGGGAAGCCCGTCGTGGTGTATTTGGCAGGCCGAGCAGCACCGGCCGGCAAACGAATGGGACATGCGGGTGCGATTATTGAACGCGGCAAAGGCACTCTAGCCAGTAAGGAAAAGGCTTTGAAAGCCCACGGAGCTGAAGTGGTTACGATGCCATGGCAGGTGGCAGAAGCTGTTCATTCTGTCTTAGGATGA